The genome window TTCATGCTCCATATCCTTTGTTTACATGTACCAGCTGACCAACTGCTTTTAGTTATGTTCGTCAACTGTCTTGTATTTTCATCACCAAATTTTTATAGTGGGATGATACACTTAAGCCCCAATTGGATTAAAAACAATACTGAAGGACACTGCTCACTGCCACCCACACTCAGTTATGCTTAGAAGTGATCAAGAGCTCCCTTGGTGCATCTATACTCATCCAACAAACCTTCCCAAGGCTTGGATCATGCCTTGTTCCTGTGCAAacatggtaatattttttttaaagtgagGCCACTCCCAAAAGTCAGTATCCACTCCAaacacactgatttttttttcttaaagaggttttactgtatatataaaattaataatTAAAATATGGCTACATTTACATTACTGATCATGTGAAGGGCACAATAAATTTCTGGTGCATTCTCATTCATGTAGTCCATTGgtaatgtgtgtgaatgtgtgtgtgtgcatgtgtatgtgtgtgtttgtgcatattAGTTCCTATGTACATAAATACAAAATCTCAGGGTTAAAAACTTTTAAAATGTTTCAAGGATCTGCAAAATGTACCAAAGAAACCATTAGTGACCTCTTCTTATGCCAGATTTtcactatcgtcatcatcatcatgcacCCATAATGTCTCTGATGCCCTTTGTAGGTAGAAAGGAGTCAAGAGGAGCTTCAAATAAGAGCAAACATTGAAAGTCATAGGAAGTAAGTCACCCAGTGGAATTGGTCACTATATATTCATCACAATCACACAATATTCAAATACTGTTATGTCAGACACCAACACAAACATACTTGATGTGCTATTCTACTTACAAAACAATTCACAAAACACCTTTAATCTACATCTTCCATGTTACAGACACTACTTTCAACTTTTctactctcactctcttcctcatgTACCTTCTCCTTAGCAGTTTCCTCTGATGCCTCAACATGATTTTCTGCTACAGCAACAGAACTTGAATTATCAGGCTGTGATTCACTATTAATTTCCTTGACACTGCTTTCTTCCTTAACATGATTCTCCCCCACAGCAGCAGAACTTTCATTCTCTGGCTGTGATTCAGTATTAATTTCCTTGACACTGCTTTCTTCCTTAACATGATTCTCCCCCACAGCAGCAGAACTTTCATTCTCTGGCTGTGATTCATTATTAATTTCCTTGATACTGCTTTCTTCAGACACAGGCATGACCTCTTCCAGATCAGGCAAACTTGCATCGTCCTCTACACCGTTTTCACTCAGCACAGAACCGTTCTCTTTGCTGGGCGTATTCTCTTCTACCAATGCACATTCCTGCTGCTCTGATATTTGGGGATCCTTGGACTCAGattctataaataaaaaaagaaaatattaaaataggcTATGCTACATATGAAAGTCAAGACCTGGCACTGAAAGAAATATCAAACTGCTTTAATTATATCATGTAATTAGAAAGATACCTGTTTTTGTTCAGCATGTCAAAATAAGCAAGTACAGTACAGCACTGGACAGTTATAtaaagtattagtagtagtagcagtagtcatagacttcacaactagttgacgggaaatctcttcagtcttatTGTTATGGCACTCAAACTCctaatttaagtggaaacaggacgaaatcttcaagttttagtgcatacaagcaggcaggagtgtctctagagtgatttggtcgaggattcaaggtaacttatataaaatagcaccatgcgtgcactttgaaaacgttgtgtaaaaaatggcaaatttccgtaactttaggttgaaatcttaaatgaatgataactgtaggatagtgaagtccacagtttacGAAACAAGAAatgcaactcagctcagttctgggcacttccctctgtaaaggattatcgctgtcctgcctctgtttactctccaagtaaaggacctacagttattcatcgtctctgtacccttccccacaactgcaaggatccagaggacgatacaagaagacacagaaggcagtggatcgagtggaagtgacggaggagacacaagatatacctggccaggaaggtccaggccaactcctctgtggccgagtgctgcaagcaggagcttgcccagcaggaggagatgaagattaccgtggagctcaaGAGGCTCTGTGATGTTAGCGGCGTCGCctgctggtcgacaggggagagctggagcaCGGGAGGCGGTCCTgggcggccatctctcccaatggcccacatggcgtccttgggatgtcgctgtgggactccctgatgtgcagggaggacaagaagggcgcaggttgaggttcctctccttgccatgcgccacagggacgggttcaggcacctcctggagttccctcagacccgaccttgcaggggtacaggtgccaggaggcacaacctggccaacaccatcttgccgcacatcagcaggtccctcttcaactgtttaatttctccaaggacgtgacctcagaagcgaggaagaacaaggccttgaagcagctgaccggcaggaagaggagcagtgtcgaggagggcaggaaggtcCAGGAAACtggtcataggccaaaaggctaaagtgattgttcaatagtgacatcgaattcaaccaaaataagttgtgattgtatagaaaaatgaatattttgcttttgttgagtaaaattaagatgtttctgcatgctttcctcaagtattaagtttctaatgtgaaaattaagtgatttattagatgttaaaacttaaaattgcactaaataaaaaaataagtagctatttgggcaaaaacttataagataagCTAAaaattgctattgattctgaaaataaaAGTGATTATCTATGACTATGGTGATgattgtgcatctagcgtaaaatctgaggaaataatagcctttttaagtttagttatacttatataaaaacaattaatcggatTTTATTAGCTTTGAATTTTTGATACCGCTGATCAAGTAGACTCATATATTCCTAAGGGAGTTGACGGTTTTAGTTTAAGGTCGCTAGCTTACTttcttttgaaaatatataaattttaaattttgaaaatcgtcaagagattgtgaagtctatgcagTGGTAGTATAAAgtaatgcattcaggctaaaaatcgggcaaacagagtactaggtttcatctcaaggagcgtgagcaatagaagcactgaagtcatcctcaaactttacttagcactagttagacttcatctcgattatgcagttcagttctggtccccctactatagaatggatatcaagatgttagaatctgtacagaggaggatgacaaaagatgattcagggggtgagaaacttgccttatgaagacaggctgaagcagttaaatctacattctctaaaaaggcgaaggttgcgaggagacttgatcgaagtctataaatggatgaagggatttaataaaggggatgtcaataaaattttgagagtgagagccaggtaggacacgtggcaatggttttaagttagacaaattcagattcaacaaagacaggcaagaattggttcaccaatagagtggtggacgaatggaacaggcttgggagccatgttgtgggtgccaataccatagatacattcaagaagaggttagataaagccatggatggtgaggtaaggtggggttgagtgtacaggagctgccttgtataagccaaccggcctcttgcagaccccttacgttcttatgttcttatatatatatatatatatatatatatatatatatatatatatatatatatatatatatagatatatatatatatatatatatatatatatatatatatatatatatatatatatatttctatatatatatatatatatatatatatagagatatatatatatatatatctatatatatatatatatatagatagctagatagatacatagatagatagatagatagatagatagatagatagatagatatagatatatatatatatatatatatatatatatatatatatatatatatatatatatatatatatatatatatatatataaaattattcaAAAACTTACCAggtttgtttttatctttgttcCTAATTTCAGTCAGCTGCTGCTGGAGTGCTCTGCAGAGGTTCTGCAGCTGCTTGTTTTGCTTGACCTGAAGATCCAGTTGCTTTTCCAGCAGTGATCGTTCTGTGACCATCTCCAGGAGTGCCTTGTTGGCCCCCTCCCACCGCTCCTTCCAACTCTTagtatctttctctgtcttctttattttctttgccaTCTACGGGAAAGATACAATGCAATCAGCACCATCAAAGCTCAGTCAGTTACatgtaaaacaaagaaaagttaaTACAACAAAATtcttaaaagaaaaaatatataaaaacttcAACCGTAAATATGAACCAAAATCAGAGGtaccgtattttgcggcataTAATGCGCACCTTTTTCACTTAAGAATGCCAGAAAGTTACCCCTTCACGGTATACGCTGAAGgtacaaatgttttttttttttttttttttccagtctgcCTTTTTCCACTATCATTTTGAAGTTTGCGTTGGGTGTTGGGTCAGCGTGACTCCTAGGCTACCACACAACTTCTCCGTGCCATTCTCAGTGTTTCTGTGACTGTAACAATGGCAGGAGAGTTTTTTGTATCTTCTGCGTCTGATTCCGCGCCCGAGTGTCCACACCCAGTGACCTCGACTCCTCAtaagcctcctcttgctcccaaaAGAGTTCTCAGTCTGAGCGCAATTGGGAGAGAGCTGAAACTGACTTTTTCAAACTTCaaaagtagtgttagtggtgaagaCATTGACATCAACAACATTGAACTCTAACCCCTCGTCTTATCACAAAAGCTGAGCCCTGTTATTGTGCAACCTCAGTTTGGTGGCCATCCTGTTGATCAATCTCATTacagtgatggtggaagtgataaTCAGGGCCCTGAGGATGCATCCCACCACCCTTCAGGGTTATTAGGTTACGAACACGAGGGTAATGAAGGGGCTTTGTAACGGGGTcgagtgtgtggagggggagggtatCTGCCAACCACAACCTACGCATCACTGCGAACACAGGCTTGCTCTGACCTAAAAGTTACTGCGCTTCATCACGTCACCACAGAAACACCACGTGATGTAGAGACTTCGGATTTGAGGCAGACTGAAGATGATGGATGGATTAAGCGAATGCTCATAAATCTAAAGCTACTGGCTTAGGTGGAGCTGTAAAGTTGATAATGGAAAGCGACCAATTTTGGGGAGAGTGTCAGAACATTGTCATGCAGGGAGAACCAATTTCACGGTACACCCCCGCCCTTTAAGGGATAACAGAAATTTCGGGAAATTGTATATCATCAGTCTTGCTTAACCATACGTATTTCTGAACATTTTAagcactgaatatttttttcaaaaattgTTGTCTTCAAGTTtagggtgcgcgttatacgccggaGCGGGTTATACACTGCAAAATACGGTAATTCAATATTAATAAATGCCActtacttcctccatttcctttttaaaGGTGTGGAATATCTGATTAGATTTTTCTAGGGTGTTCTGGAAGTCTTCATACTTCTCCATATAGGAGTTAAGCTGAGTACGCAAACTTATTTCATTGAGGGACATCTGTTGTGTTTTCTTCTGATATGAAGCCACTTCCTGTAAAATGGTGTACATAATAAACAATAAActtaaaaaataagaaatatataacAGAACTGATGTGATTGTAAACTTTTTCAATCAAACTTATCTAAGCACCTAAGGAAATGTGCAAtgacaatttatttatttttatttttttttattttttttatttttagaggAATGACCACAGAACTTTTTGATCCCTCTTCATATGCAGAGCAGAGGAACAAAGAGGGATATGCACTGAGGTGGTGCAGGCatgaaagaagagtgaaaaatgATTAATTTGTAAAGATACTAAAAGTGCAAATATAAAACATTCTTAGAACTGGGTTATAAAAATGTTTTACCTCCAACAATGTTTTTTTCTCTAAAAgcatcttctctttatcttctgtcATCTCAATCTGCTGCTTGGCCATTTTTGCTTCACTTAACTGGCACTGCAGCTCCTTCTGCTTGAGCATTTTCTCCACATGCTGCAAGATATGAACAGTTTTTAGTAAATTCAAATCAGCACACAAGATATCATatgtttatttccttattttacaCCTGTAACTTTATTTCCCTCAAGAACCACTCCCTCCCACCTCAACTCTTCCCCTACTACTACTGAATCACTAGTTTTACCTACAGTCAACCATCATTTTT of Eriocheir sinensis breed Jianghai 21 chromosome 27, ASM2467909v1, whole genome shotgun sequence contains these proteins:
- the LOC127004097 gene encoding alpha-taxilin-like isoform X2, whose product is MAETKPNKQTQKKDKKMKERDSGVKAITTALKALPAEEQMPTLLAKYAEMAEENKKLQTSMKTVERQVQVLQRDKDQMETEHTKVILAKSKLESLCRELQKQNKLIKEENLARLREEEERRKEVSTKFNVTLSEISNLMKENSDKNSKLRDENQDMATRLQDLIKQYEARETHVEKMLKQKELQCQLSEAKMAKQQIEMTEDKEKMLLEKKTLLEEVASYQKKTQQMSLNEISLRTQLNSYMEKYEDFQNTLEKSNQIFHTFKKEMEEMAKKIKKTEKDTKSWKERWEGANKALLEMVTERSLLEKQLDLQVKQNKQLQNLCRALQQQLTEIRNKDKNKPESESKDPQISEQQECALVEENTPSKENGSVLSENGVEDDASLPDLEEVMPVSEESSIKEINNESQPENESSAAVGENHVKEESSVKEINTESQPENESSAAVGENHVKEESSVKEINSESQPDNSSSVAVAENHVEASEETAKEKVHEEESESRKVESSVCNMEDVD
- the LOC127004097 gene encoding alpha-taxilin-like isoform X1, coding for MAETKPNKVQTQKKDKKMKERDSGVKAITTALKALPAEEQMPTLLAKYAEMAEENKKLQTSMKTVERQVQVLQRDKDQMETEHTKVILAKSKLESLCRELQKQNKLIKEENLARLREEEERRKEVSTKFNVTLSEISNLMKENSDKNSKLRDENQDMATRLQDLIKQYEARETHVEKMLKQKELQCQLSEAKMAKQQIEMTEDKEKMLLEKKTLLEEVASYQKKTQQMSLNEISLRTQLNSYMEKYEDFQNTLEKSNQIFHTFKKEMEEMAKKIKKTEKDTKSWKERWEGANKALLEMVTERSLLEKQLDLQVKQNKQLQNLCRALQQQLTEIRNKDKNKPESESKDPQISEQQECALVEENTPSKENGSVLSENGVEDDASLPDLEEVMPVSEESSIKEINNESQPENESSAAVGENHVKEESSVKEINTESQPENESSAAVGENHVKEESSVKEINSESQPDNSSSVAVAENHVEASEETAKEKVHEEESESRKVESSVCNMEDVD